The Chryseobacterium sp. 52 genome includes a region encoding these proteins:
- a CDS encoding S9 family peptidase translates to MKAPQAKKIEKILEIHGDRRTDNYFWLNERENPEVITYLEEENAYEELMMKDTEVFQEELFEEMKARYKKDDESLPYFFNGYWYIVRYEEGKEYPIFCRKHKSLENTEEIIIDVNILAEGETYFEVGSVAVSPNNELVSFSSDNVSRRIYTINFKNLITGKVFSDQILNTTGKAVWANDNEHVFYIRKDESLRAFQVYRHKLGTDSSEDILIFHEDDDTFDVNVFKTKSMEYIFLASSSTISDEHRFIPSDNVFAEWKIIQPRIDDLEYSVEHYEDEFYIITNADDATNFKIVKTKIDHCGMDNWVDVIPHRAEVLLEGFEIFRDYLVLEEREEGLLQIKIIDEKTQESYYLPFSDPTYTTYIGINMEFDTEVLRYGYTSLTQPSSTYEYNMKEKTTLLLKQQEVLGGKFVPENYISERVWAESRDGETRIPISLVYHKDTPKSADTPLLLYGYGSYGHTVDASFSNVRLSILDRGFIYAIAHIRGGEYLGREWYEEGKMLFKKNTFFDFIDAGKYLTQENYTSSGHLYAMGGSAGGLLVGAVVNYEPQLFNGIVAQVPFVDVVTTMLDETIPLTTGEYDEWGNPNDKEYYQYMKDYSPYDNIEAKDYPHMLITTGLHDSQVQYWEPAKWTAKLRELKTDDNLLLFKTDMSSGHGGASGRFESLKEDALEYAFLFKLENIKK, encoded by the coding sequence ATGAAAGCTCCACAGGCAAAAAAAATAGAAAAAATACTAGAAATACACGGCGACAGAAGAACTGATAATTACTTCTGGCTTAACGAAAGGGAAAATCCCGAAGTCATTACATATCTTGAAGAGGAAAATGCCTACGAAGAGCTGATGATGAAAGACACAGAAGTTTTTCAGGAAGAGCTTTTCGAGGAAATGAAAGCCCGCTATAAAAAAGACGATGAGTCTCTCCCTTATTTCTTTAACGGATACTGGTACATTGTACGTTATGAAGAAGGAAAAGAATATCCTATTTTCTGCAGAAAACATAAAAGTCTGGAGAATACAGAGGAAATCATCATTGATGTCAATATTTTAGCAGAAGGAGAAACTTATTTTGAAGTGGGAAGCGTTGCCGTTTCTCCGAATAATGAACTGGTTTCTTTTTCATCGGATAATGTGAGCCGCAGAATCTATACGATCAATTTTAAAAATCTTATAACGGGGAAAGTTTTCTCTGATCAAATTCTGAACACTACCGGAAAAGCGGTCTGGGCGAATGACAATGAACATGTTTTCTATATCAGAAAGGACGAAAGTCTTCGTGCATTTCAGGTTTACAGACACAAACTGGGTACGGATTCTTCAGAAGATATTTTAATTTTCCATGAAGACGATGATACTTTTGATGTGAATGTTTTCAAGACAAAATCAATGGAATACATTTTCCTTGCCAGCTCAAGCACGATTTCTGACGAACACAGATTTATTCCTTCTGACAATGTTTTTGCAGAATGGAAAATCATTCAGCCAAGAATAGATGATCTTGAATATTCTGTGGAACATTATGAAGATGAGTTCTACATCATTACAAATGCAGATGATGCTACTAATTTTAAGATCGTAAAAACAAAAATTGACCATTGCGGAATGGACAACTGGGTCGATGTTATTCCACACCGTGCTGAAGTTTTGCTGGAAGGCTTTGAAATCTTCAGGGATTATCTGGTTCTTGAAGAAAGAGAAGAGGGGCTTCTCCAAATCAAAATCATTGATGAAAAAACTCAGGAATCGTATTATCTTCCTTTTTCTGATCCAACGTATACGACTTACATTGGAATCAATATGGAATTTGATACTGAGGTTCTCCGTTATGGCTATACGTCACTCACACAGCCAAGCTCAACATATGAGTACAATATGAAGGAGAAAACCACTCTGCTTCTGAAACAACAGGAAGTTCTTGGCGGAAAATTCGTCCCTGAAAACTATATTTCAGAAAGAGTTTGGGCAGAATCCAGAGATGGAGAAACAAGAATCCCGATCTCATTGGTTTATCATAAAGACACTCCAAAATCCGCAGACACTCCATTGCTTTTATATGGATATGGAAGCTACGGACATACAGTAGATGCAAGCTTCTCCAACGTCAGACTTTCCATTTTAGACCGAGGGTTTATTTATGCGATTGCTCATATCCGAGGGGGAGAATATTTAGGCAGAGAATGGTATGAAGAGGGAAAAATGCTTTTTAAGAAAAATACATTCTTCGATTTCATCGATGCAGGAAAATACTTAACTCAGGAAAACTATACATCATCCGGTCATCTGTATGCAATGGGTGGCAGCGCTGGTGGACTTCTGGTAGGAGCTGTAGTTAATTATGAACCCCAGCTTTTTAACGGAATTGTAGCACAGGTACCATTTGTAGATGTGGTTACCACGATGCTGGACGAAACTATTCCATTAACAACCGGGGAATATGATGAATGGGGAAATCCTAACGATAAGGAGTATTATCAATATATGAAAGACTATTCACCTTACGATAATATTGAAGCGAAAGACTACCCACATATGCTGATCACGACAGGTCTCCACGATTCACAGGTACAGTACTGGGAGCCTGCAAAATGGACGGCAAAATTGAGAGAATTAAAAACAGATGACAATCTTTTATTATTCAAAACAGATATGAGCTCTGGCCATGGCGGAGCCAGCGGAAGATTTGAATCATTAAAAGAAGATGCATTGGAGTATGCTTTTCTGTTTAAATTAGAAAATATAAAAAAATGA
- a CDS encoding SRPBCC domain-containing protein: MESNIVFNKDFDSDSVYVMKIYDADVSKVWDYFTKSELLDQWWAPEPWKCETVKQDFKEGGAWHYAMVGPEGEKMYALVQYGEMTEHRSFDGLDYFCDEKGNINKDFESSKWLFGFTGIEEGTKVTVNIHFPSQEAMKKLLEMGFEEGFKMGLTQLEGIIK, from the coding sequence ATGGAATCTAATATCGTTTTCAACAAAGATTTTGATTCAGACAGTGTCTATGTCATGAAAATTTATGATGCTGATGTTTCAAAAGTGTGGGATTATTTTACCAAATCCGAATTATTGGATCAATGGTGGGCTCCGGAGCCCTGGAAATGTGAAACTGTAAAGCAGGATTTTAAAGAGGGTGGTGCCTGGCATTATGCTATGGTAGGACCGGAGGGCGAAAAAATGTACGCTCTGGTACAATATGGTGAGATGACGGAACACAGGAGCTTTGATGGACTAGATTATTTCTGTGATGAGAAAGGAAACATCAATAAGGATTTTGAGTCATCGAAGTGGCTGTTCGGATTTACAGGAATTGAAGAAGGAACAAAAGTGACCGTCAATATTCATTTTCCGTCTCAGGAAGCAATGAAGAAGCTGCTTGAAATGGGTTTTGAAGAAGGATTTAAAATGGGACTGACCCAACTGGAAGGAATTATCAAATAA
- a CDS encoding sensor histidine kinase, which yields MNNKFIPIISVFMTISLIVFVTLQFYWLKGYYGALEQEFSNKVYSALENTAKNIEEIEADKYLNKDYNNLRNNILASKDQPSLTTIQQVEDSGTQRQIIYSKNIISKTQLPISPKGDSLKMTTLYTDAAAYKVKKDTSNREILTTELNNDIENGDYAVKEFVKVLGTNLPIAKRVDPTILDSVITKELKIRGITAKFGYGVVDKSNKLTSVANKAYKEKKDSNTYSYPLFTDKNQTLYSLALVFPKKEYSLAMNNWPMLLGTFLSLLTILGIYIISINYMMRQKKLAEVKTDFINNMSHEFKTPLATISVATDSLANDKIATNPEKVKYYSELIKQENLRMKKQVENVLNMSKLERNEVELFLREANVRELIKRTTESFNLIVKQRNGSLTQEFNATNYTFKIDEFHISNMLVNLLDNANKYSPEAPEIHVKTRNEGNWYVIEISDKGMGMETENKTKIFEKFFREETGNIHNVKGQGLGLSYVKKIAELHKGQIIVDSHKDKGSTFTIKLPMS from the coding sequence ATGAATAATAAATTCATCCCAATAATTTCGGTGTTTATGACAATCTCACTGATTGTTTTTGTTACGCTCCAATTTTATTGGCTGAAGGGTTATTACGGTGCTCTGGAGCAGGAATTTTCTAATAAGGTGTATTCTGCTTTAGAAAATACAGCAAAAAATATTGAAGAAATTGAGGCCGATAAATATCTCAATAAAGATTATAATAATCTAAGAAACAATATTCTTGCCAGTAAAGACCAACCCTCTCTAACTACAATTCAGCAGGTAGAAGATTCCGGCACCCAACGCCAGATCATCTATTCTAAAAATATTATTTCAAAAACGCAGCTTCCCATCTCTCCGAAAGGAGATTCTTTAAAGATGACTACTTTATATACCGATGCAGCTGCTTATAAGGTAAAGAAAGACACCAGCAACCGGGAAATCCTTACTACAGAACTTAATAATGACATCGAAAACGGAGATTATGCTGTAAAAGAATTTGTAAAAGTTCTTGGTACCAATCTGCCAATCGCTAAAAGAGTAGATCCTACTATTCTTGATTCTGTAATTACCAAAGAACTTAAAATAAGAGGCATTACTGCAAAATTCGGGTATGGAGTCGTTGACAAAAGCAATAAACTTACCAGCGTAGCCAATAAAGCATACAAAGAAAAGAAAGACAGCAATACTTACAGCTACCCTCTTTTCACAGATAAAAACCAGACTTTATATAGCCTGGCATTGGTGTTTCCTAAAAAAGAATACTCTCTGGCGATGAACAACTGGCCGATGCTGCTGGGAACTTTTCTCTCGTTATTAACCATTTTGGGAATTTATATTATTTCCATTAATTATATGATGAGACAAAAGAAACTGGCAGAAGTGAAGACGGATTTCATCAACAATATGTCTCACGAATTTAAAACGCCACTGGCCACGATCTCTGTTGCTACGGACTCTTTAGCGAATGACAAAATCGCCACCAATCCTGAAAAAGTAAAATATTACTCGGAACTGATTAAGCAGGAAAACTTAAGAATGAAAAAGCAGGTGGAAAACGTCCTGAATATGTCTAAGCTTGAAAGAAATGAAGTAGAACTATTCTTAAGGGAAGCCAATGTCCGGGAACTGATCAAAAGAACAACAGAATCTTTCAATCTTATTGTAAAACAAAGAAACGGGTCATTGACACAGGAATTCAATGCTACGAATTATACTTTTAAAATAGATGAGTTCCATATTTCAAACATGCTGGTTAATTTACTGGACAATGCCAACAAATATTCTCCGGAAGCTCCTGAAATTCATGTAAAAACAAGAAATGAAGGAAACTGGTATGTTATAGAGATCTCCGATAAAGGAATGGGAATGGAAACCGAGAATAAGACCAAGATCTTCGAAAAATTCTTTAGAGAAGAAACAGGAAACATCCACAATGTAAAAGGACAGGGACTGGGGCTTTCTTACGTTAAGAAAATCGCAGAACTACACAAAGGACAGATTATCGTAGACTCTCACAAGGACAAAGGAAGTACGTTTACGATAAAGCTTCCCATGAGCTAA
- a CDS encoding response regulator transcription factor → MSNRILLVEDDQSFGAVLKDYLTINNFEVNLATDGEQGLKEFTENEFDICIFDVMMPKKDGFSLAEDVKKIDKNTPIIFLTARNMREDILKGYQLGADDYITKPFDTELLLYKIKAILQRSSTLENEEQEQFKISNIFFDSMLRQLKVGDKEYKLSPKENELLKLLCIHRNDFMPRDLALRKIWKKENYFTARSMDVYIAKLRKLLKDDEGLEIINVHGEGFRLLVKN, encoded by the coding sequence ATGAGCAACAGAATATTATTAGTAGAAGACGATCAGAGTTTCGGAGCAGTGCTGAAGGATTATTTAACAATCAATAACTTTGAGGTCAACCTTGCGACAGATGGAGAACAGGGGTTAAAAGAATTTACAGAAAATGAGTTTGATATCTGTATTTTCGACGTGATGATGCCGAAGAAAGACGGATTTTCATTAGCCGAAGATGTAAAAAAAATCGATAAAAATACACCCATCATATTCCTTACGGCAAGAAATATGAGAGAAGATATTCTGAAAGGATATCAATTGGGAGCAGACGACTATATTACAAAGCCGTTTGATACAGAACTCCTTCTGTATAAGATCAAAGCGATCCTGCAGAGAAGCTCTACTCTGGAAAATGAGGAGCAGGAGCAGTTCAAGATCAGTAACATTTTCTTCGACTCTATGCTTAGACAGCTGAAAGTAGGTGATAAAGAATATAAGCTTTCTCCAAAAGAAAATGAATTATTAAAACTTCTTTGTATCCACAGAAATGATTTCATGCCGAGAGATCTGGCTTTAAGAAAGATCTGGAAAAAGGAAAATTACTTTACAGCAAGAAGTATGGACGTATATATCGCAAAACTTCGTAAACTGTTAAAAGATGACGAAGGATTGGAGATTATCAACGTTCATGGAGAAGGATTTAGACTTTTAGTTAAAAATTAG
- a CDS encoding TonB-dependent receptor domain-containing protein — protein MKLYISKFILGLMILSVQFISAQNLSKSQFQVKGNCEMCKSRIETAAKKAGAKTAVYSIDLQTLTLETDSKASTDEILKKVADAGHDNEKFKSSDDIYKGLPGCCHYERDAQPSATEAHQHHAKKDNEFYVKGNCASCKARIEKAAKEAGADSADWSAEKQTVTLGFDASKTSSDKVLKAIADAGHDNEKYKTSESVYKNLPGCCLYDRDIPFGKDNPNVHFEEAAKNEDHKEHQSASDNEEAHSQSEKSIEGVTITGSRAATALSKKEAGLVFNIDKKELLKAACCNLSESFETNATVDVSFSNAVTGTKQLKMLGLDQKYTSLTKELLPEIRGLASAYGLNFIPGRWIESIQLTKGGSTVTNGYESITGQINTELIKNAKEPETSLNIFADFNGRAEANITSVSAINDKWSQTFLLHGNGTFGNTDMNHDGFLDRPKGTQINAAYLLNYNDLEKSGFGSHFGINFIRDERTAGQIGFDKNLSQDKQSAYGVGIDISRFQVWNKTGYVFKGKPYQSLGWMNQYVYHQQDSFFGLRNYAGKQHTYYSNLIFESIIGNTNHKYKAGASFMYDGYEETYLTNDMRRNEIVPGIFAEYTLTGLKYTLVAGARADFHNLAGTQFTPRVNFKYDFTPQTILRLSAGRGFRTANVFAENQQYFASNRSIQILPSNGSIYGLRPEIAWNYGVSLQQEFKLFGRKSSIVADFFRTDFQDQVLVDLDRSPQQLTFYNLEGKSFANSFQTQWDFTPFKNFDVRLAYKYYDVQADYIDGRREVPFMAKHRGFVNLAYSTNKNDKGGFWSFDTTLNWVGKQRLPDTSSNPAEFQLPVYSDSYAVLNAQVSRNFNKKIRAYVGGENLTSYYQKNAIVDFRNPFGNYFDGGMVYAPIMKANFYVGLDVTF, from the coding sequence ATGAAATTATATATTTCCAAGTTCATTCTTGGTCTAATGATCCTGTCTGTACAGTTTATATCCGCTCAAAATCTTTCAAAAAGCCAGTTTCAGGTCAAAGGAAACTGTGAGATGTGTAAATCAAGAATAGAAACTGCAGCCAAAAAAGCAGGCGCCAAAACGGCAGTTTATTCTATTGATCTGCAAACTTTAACTTTAGAAACAGACAGCAAAGCTTCTACAGATGAAATTCTAAAGAAAGTGGCCGATGCGGGTCACGACAATGAAAAATTCAAGTCATCTGATGACATTTATAAAGGTCTTCCGGGATGCTGTCATTATGAAAGGGATGCTCAACCTTCCGCTACGGAAGCTCATCAACATCATGCTAAAAAAGACAATGAGTTTTATGTAAAAGGGAACTGTGCCTCATGCAAAGCCAGAATCGAAAAAGCAGCAAAAGAAGCTGGTGCAGATTCAGCAGACTGGAGTGCAGAAAAACAAACCGTAACCTTAGGTTTTGATGCTTCAAAAACCTCATCGGATAAGGTTTTGAAAGCTATTGCTGATGCGGGTCATGACAATGAAAAATACAAAACATCGGAATCTGTTTACAAAAATCTTCCGGGTTGTTGTCTGTACGATAGAGATATTCCTTTCGGAAAAGATAATCCAAATGTTCATTTCGAGGAAGCGGCAAAAAACGAAGATCACAAAGAGCATCAGTCTGCTTCTGATAATGAAGAAGCTCACAGTCAAAGTGAAAAAAGCATTGAAGGGGTCACGATTACAGGCTCAAGAGCCGCAACTGCATTAAGCAAGAAAGAAGCAGGCCTTGTTTTTAATATTGATAAAAAAGAATTATTAAAAGCGGCTTGCTGTAACCTGTCTGAAAGCTTTGAGACCAATGCAACCGTAGACGTTTCTTTCAGCAATGCTGTTACGGGGACAAAACAGCTAAAAATGCTTGGTCTGGATCAAAAATATACAAGTTTAACGAAGGAGCTTCTTCCGGAGATCAGAGGTCTTGCTTCAGCTTACGGACTGAATTTTATTCCTGGAAGATGGATCGAGAGTATTCAGCTGACGAAAGGAGGAAGTACGGTAACGAATGGTTATGAAAGCATCACGGGACAGATCAATACGGAACTGATTAAAAATGCTAAAGAACCTGAAACTTCTTTAAATATTTTTGCCGATTTCAATGGAAGAGCAGAAGCTAATATTACCAGCGTTTCTGCGATTAATGACAAATGGTCACAGACCTTTTTACTGCATGGAAACGGAACTTTCGGAAATACAGATATGAATCATGACGGTTTTCTGGACAGACCGAAAGGCACACAGATCAACGCAGCTTATCTGCTTAATTATAATGATCTGGAAAAATCCGGTTTCGGATCTCACTTTGGAATCAATTTTATCCGGGATGAGAGAACAGCCGGACAGATTGGTTTCGATAAAAACCTATCTCAGGACAAGCAGAGTGCTTATGGTGTTGGAATTGACATTTCAAGATTTCAGGTTTGGAACAAAACAGGATATGTATTTAAAGGGAAGCCTTACCAGAGTTTAGGCTGGATGAATCAATATGTATATCATCAGCAGGACAGCTTTTTCGGACTGAGAAATTATGCCGGAAAGCAACACACCTATTATTCAAATTTGATCTTTGAAAGCATCATCGGAAATACCAATCATAAGTATAAAGCGGGAGCCAGCTTTATGTATGACGGTTATGAGGAAACGTATTTAACCAATGATATGAGGAGAAATGAAATTGTTCCGGGAATTTTTGCAGAATATACTTTAACAGGACTAAAATATACTTTAGTGGCAGGAGCAAGAGCAGACTTCCATAATCTTGCAGGTACTCAGTTTACCCCAAGAGTCAATTTTAAGTATGATTTCACGCCTCAGACGATCTTAAGACTTTCTGCAGGCAGAGGATTCAGAACAGCGAATGTTTTTGCTGAAAATCAACAGTATTTTGCATCGAACAGAAGTATTCAGATTCTGCCAAGTAATGGAAGTATTTATGGTTTAAGACCTGAAATCGCATGGAATTATGGAGTAAGCTTACAACAGGAATTCAAACTTTTCGGAAGAAAGTCTTCAATCGTTGCAGATTTTTTCAGAACCGATTTCCAGGATCAGGTTCTTGTTGACCTTGACCGTTCTCCGCAACAACTTACCTTTTATAATTTGGAAGGAAAATCTTTCGCCAACTCTTTTCAGACGCAGTGGGATTTCACGCCTTTCAAAAATTTTGATGTAAGACTTGCCTATAAATATTACGATGTTCAGGCAGATTATATTGATGGCAGAAGAGAGGTTCCTTTCATGGCGAAGCACAGAGGTTTTGTCAATCTTGCTTATTCAACCAACAAAAATGATAAGGGAGGATTCTGGAGTTTTGACACCACTTTAAACTGGGTAGGAAAGCAGAGACTTCCTGATACTTCAAGCAATCCTGCTGAATTTCAGCTACCAGTATATTCTGACTCTTATGCGGTACTGAATGCACAGGTTTCAAGGAATTTCAACAAAAAGATCAGGGCTTATGTAGGGGGTGAAAATCTTACGTCTTATTATCAGAAAAATGCAATCGTTGATTTCAGAAATCCTTTTGGAAATTATTTTGATGGTGGAATGGTGTATGCACCTATTATGAAAGCTAATTTTTATGTAGGGCTGGACGTGACTTTCTAA
- a CDS encoding phosphoheptose isomerase, with amino-acid sequence MSAEKTEIFDKIEKMLETRGFTIAAKDNTRPWGGFFVIDENQAQDFANQYFDGINVESLKIGGKLSPKILLVAPNARLSWQYHHRRAEIWQVVEGTVGIKTSNTDEEGELKEYKPKDQIKLQQGERHRLIGLDGWGVVAEIWQHTDASNPSDEDDIVRVQDDFGR; translated from the coding sequence ATGAGTGCAGAGAAAACAGAAATATTCGATAAAATAGAAAAAATGCTGGAGACCCGGGGTTTTACTATTGCAGCAAAAGATAATACAAGACCTTGGGGTGGTTTTTTCGTGATCGATGAAAATCAGGCTCAGGACTTTGCCAATCAGTATTTTGACGGAATTAATGTAGAGAGTCTAAAAATAGGCGGTAAACTAAGCCCTAAAATCCTTCTTGTTGCTCCGAATGCCCGGTTAAGCTGGCAGTACCATCACCGCAGAGCCGAAATCTGGCAGGTTGTTGAAGGAACGGTTGGAATCAAAACAAGCAATACCGATGAAGAGGGTGAACTGAAAGAATACAAACCAAAAGATCAGATCAAACTTCAGCAGGGCGAGAGACACAGACTGATTGGTTTAGATGGCTGGGGGGTAGTGGCTGAAATATGGCAGCATACAGATGCTTCCAATCCTTCGGATGAAGATGACATCGTAAGAGTTCAGGATGATTTCGGAAGATAA
- a CDS encoding GH92 family glycosyl hydrolase, with the protein MKFLFSTFFIALNIFALGQEISPADYVNPLMGTQSKPSLSNGNTYPAIGLPWGMNLWTPQTGKMGDGWAYTYDADKIKGFKQTHQPSPWMNDYGAFAIMPGVGKLKFKEEERASWFSHKAENAKPYSYSVYLADINVTTELTPTERAAFFKFDFPKTDSAYVVIDALNKGSYIKILPKERKILGYTTKYSRGKYNNFKNYFVIQFDKDFDLTTTWKDTAFVKNQLEITSDHAGAIVGFKLKNKESVYARTASSFISFEQAELNLKREIGGRNFEQVKTDAKNIWNKTLGRIEVKGGTDQQMRTLYSSLYRTLFFPQKLYEIDAQNKVKHWSPYNGKILDGKMFAGTGFWDTFRALYPFLNLVYPSINVEMQEGLANTFKEGGFLPEWSSPGYSDIMIGNNSASVVADAYIKGLRGYDVETLWQAVKHGANNEGPIDAVGRRGVEYYNTLGYVPYDVKINENAARTLEYAYDDFAIYQLGKALGKPASEIDIYKKRANNYKNVFDPETGLMRGKNKDGKFQSPFNPFKWGDAFTEGNSWHYTWSVFQDIDGLSKLMGGKKKFEAKLDEVFSLPPVFDDSYYGSVIHEIREMQIMNMGQYAHGNQPIQHMIYLYNYAGAPYKTQYWTRQVMDKLYYATPDGYCGDEDNGQTSAWYVFSALGFYPVTPATDQYVLGTPLFKEAVIHLENGKKIEIKAPANSAENLYVKSLNVNLRSYSKNWLSHQELMKGAVLEFEMDSKPNKERGSQEKDFPYSMSKE; encoded by the coding sequence ATGAAGTTTTTATTTTCAACTTTTTTTATTGCACTCAATATCTTTGCATTGGGTCAGGAAATATCTCCTGCAGATTATGTAAATCCCTTAATGGGAACCCAGTCCAAACCCTCTTTGTCGAATGGAAATACCTATCCGGCTATAGGACTTCCCTGGGGAATGAATCTCTGGACACCGCAAACCGGAAAAATGGGTGACGGATGGGCTTATACCTACGATGCAGACAAAATAAAAGGGTTCAAACAGACCCACCAACCATCTCCATGGATGAATGATTACGGCGCTTTTGCAATTATGCCGGGAGTGGGGAAACTAAAATTTAAAGAAGAAGAACGTGCAAGCTGGTTCAGCCATAAAGCTGAGAATGCAAAGCCTTACAGCTACAGTGTTTATCTCGCTGATATTAATGTAACAACAGAATTGACTCCAACAGAAAGAGCTGCTTTTTTCAAATTTGATTTTCCAAAAACAGACAGTGCTTATGTTGTGATTGATGCTTTAAATAAAGGTTCTTATATCAAAATTCTTCCCAAAGAAAGAAAAATTCTGGGGTATACTACCAAATATTCAAGAGGGAAATATAATAACTTCAAAAACTATTTTGTCATTCAGTTTGATAAAGATTTCGATTTAACGACTACCTGGAAGGATACTGCCTTTGTGAAAAACCAATTAGAAATTACAAGCGATCATGCAGGAGCAATCGTTGGATTTAAATTAAAAAATAAAGAAAGCGTTTATGCCAGAACGGCCTCTTCATTCATCAGCTTCGAACAGGCTGAATTGAATCTGAAAAGAGAAATTGGTGGCAGAAATTTTGAACAGGTAAAAACAGATGCTAAAAATATCTGGAATAAAACTTTAGGAAGAATTGAAGTTAAAGGTGGAACCGATCAGCAGATGAGAACATTGTATTCTTCTCTGTACAGAACCTTATTTTTCCCTCAGAAGTTATATGAGATCGATGCCCAGAACAAAGTAAAACACTGGAGCCCTTACAATGGAAAGATCCTGGATGGGAAAATGTTTGCAGGAACCGGATTTTGGGATACCTTCCGTGCATTGTACCCTTTCCTGAATCTCGTGTATCCAAGCATCAATGTAGAAATGCAGGAAGGATTAGCCAATACCTTTAAAGAAGGAGGTTTTCTCCCGGAATGGAGCAGTCCCGGCTACTCCGATATTATGATCGGGAATAATTCTGCTTCTGTAGTGGCAGATGCTTATATAAAAGGACTTCGCGGATATGATGTGGAAACCCTTTGGCAGGCCGTAAAACATGGAGCCAATAATGAAGGTCCTATTGATGCAGTAGGGCGCAGAGGGGTAGAATATTACAATACTTTAGGCTACGTTCCTTATGATGTTAAAATCAATGAAAATGCAGCCCGAACTCTGGAATATGCTTACGATGATTTTGCAATCTATCAATTGGGGAAGGCATTAGGAAAACCGGCTTCGGAAATTGATATTTATAAAAAAAGAGCCAACAACTACAAAAATGTGTTCGACCCGGAAACAGGTCTGATGCGTGGTAAAAATAAAGACGGAAAATTCCAGTCACCATTCAATCCCTTTAAATGGGGCGATGCTTTTACAGAAGGAAACAGCTGGCATTATACCTGGTCTGTTTTTCAGGATATTGATGGCTTGTCTAAATTAATGGGTGGTAAAAAGAAATTTGAAGCCAAACTGGATGAGGTATTTTCCCTTCCTCCGGTATTTGATGACAGTTATTACGGAAGCGTTATTCATGAGATCCGCGAAATGCAGATTATGAATATGGGGCAGTATGCACACGGAAACCAGCCTATTCAGCATATGATTTATCTTTACAACTATGCCGGAGCGCCATACAAAACACAATACTGGACAAGACAGGTTATGGATAAACTGTATTATGCCACACCGGACGGATATTGCGGTGATGAAGATAACGGACAGACTTCCGCCTGGTATGTATTCTCAGCATTAGGATTTTATCCCGTAACGCCGGCAACGGATCAGTATGTTTTGGGAACACCGCTTTTTAAAGAAGCAGTAATTCACTTGGAAAACGGCAAGAAAATTGAAATAAAAGCACCCGCAAACAGTGCTGAAAATCTATATGTTAAATCATTAAACGTAAACCTTCGGTCTTACTCGAAAAACTGGCTTAGTCATCAAGAACTGATGAAAGGAGCGGTCTTGGAATTTGAGATGGACAGTAAGCCCAATAAAGAGAGAGGCTCACAGGAAAAAGACTTTCCATATTCAATGTCGAAGGAATAA